The nucleotide sequence CTTCAACAAATATAGGTCTTGCTTCTGAAGCTGCATCTTCTGCCGCACGGTTCATACTTTCTATTACTTTATCTATTTGATCGTTGATAATTCCTCTTGTCGTGGCATCAGGTATACTGTTTACTGTATTCAAAATTTTCACCCCTTCTGGTGGGAGCAAAATTTTTACTGCCTCATCCTTTAAGTACCCATTGACCGAAGACAAACGGCCAACGGCGGTATCGGTACCTACTTGCAATGCCGCTTTTAAACCTTCGGCCATTTCTTCTTCAGAAAGACTAGTATTGACCTCTTTCAATAAATCTGTGCAAGCTATAGACACCAGCAGCAGCCCAGAAAGTAAAATGATGGTATAGTGTTTCATGATCGTTGAGCAATTACGCTCTCTTTTAAAAAATAGTATGGTAATTTCCTGATTTACGAAATATCAGGGTGATGGTTTAAAAACTGTACCTGGTTTCTATTATAAGAGAAAGAGATTTTCCCATTGTACTCAGGTTTACCAAACTCTTCTGTGATTGCCAACACCAGGCGACTTTTCCATTTTCTGCGTTCACGCGCGTTTACCAAATACCGAAGTGTGGTATCAGTCCAAGATTCGTTGAAGTTAAAAAATACTTGCGGATTTTCCGGAATGCCTTCATAGGCCAACCCAGCTTTCTGCAAAATAGTCCCATATTTTCGGGCTGGTCCCTTCATATGATCACCCAATAAGTCAGATGCCACTTTAAACAGCACTTCCATGGCCAAGCGTAAGTCTGATTCGTCAGACACCTGAACCGTTACCTCATCCCAAACAAAAGGAAAGTCTCTGGTAAGGTTAATAACAGAGCCGGCCAACACTTCATTATTGGGAAAGGTAACCAGCCTGCCGGTAGGTTGCTCTGCGTTGACAAAACCCATTCTTTCAGGTCCTCCGGTTTCCCAAACTGTTGTGGTAAGGAAGTCTATTTTATATACGTCGCCAAACACCTCTCCTACCACCACCCGGTCGCCTATCCGATAGTAACCTTGAAAAGAGTTAAGCAACCAACCTGTAAAGCTTTCTATAGGCGTTTGAAGCGCCCATGACAATGCCAATCCAAGCAGCCCCAAAGACCCGACCAATGCCCTTATATCCCCTGATAACACCCCAAAAATCATACTAATAGCAACCAGCCAAACTACAATGGTAGTCAGTGCAACTATCCCGCTGTTGCGTCTCTTGTTTTTTGAAATTTTTCTAAAAACATACTTTACCCCTTTGGTCACCATCCAAGCCACAAGCAATAGTACCAGAGCGATACCAAAACGTGGAAGGTTCCGATAAAGCGAAGCCACCATTTCACGTAGGGTTATCAGTGCCTCACTGACAGTTTCAGCAGGCGCCAACTCCTCCTCGTCCTCCTCTACTGTTTCAACTAATTCATCTACCGCTATTTCATCAATAATAGCTACAGTATCCGGCAAATCATTGTCTTGGCTTTCAGCATCGCCAGAAGGGAGTAACATCAACAATAAAGTAGTAAAAATAACAGCGAGCAAGGTGGCTTGTCTAAACTTTCTAAGACTCCCCTTAGCACTGGACACCCTCCGCCTGCCCGACCTCCTGCGATGGGTTC is from Cytophagaceae bacterium ABcell3 and encodes:
- a CDS encoding mechanosensitive ion channel — translated: MSAANLPNSSRRNTRDKRNLARNRRTHRRRSGRRRVSSAKGSLRKFRQATLLAVIFTTLLLMLLPSGDAESQDNDLPDTVAIIDEIAVDELVETVEEDEEELAPAETVSEALITLREMVASLYRNLPRFGIALVLLLVAWMVTKGVKYVFRKISKNKRRNSGIVALTTIVVWLVAISMIFGVLSGDIRALVGSLGLLGLALSWALQTPIESFTGWLLNSFQGYYRIGDRVVVGEVFGDVYKIDFLTTTVWETGGPERMGFVNAEQPTGRLVTFPNNEVLAGSVINLTRDFPFVWDEVTVQVSDESDLRLAMEVLFKVASDLLGDHMKGPARKYGTILQKAGLAYEGIPENPQVFFNFNESWTDTTLRYLVNARERRKWKSRLVLAITEEFGKPEYNGKISFSYNRNQVQFLNHHPDIS